Below is a window of Leucobacter chromiiresistens DNA.
CGAGTACCAGAACGCCAAGCGCGAGATCATCACGAAGGCGAAGCGCGCGGGGATCGGCGCGGGCGCGATCGTGGTCGCCCTGTTCTTCCTGTTCTTCATGCTCGAAGCACTGGTGATCGCCGCAATCGCAGCGCTCGCGCTCGTCTGGCCCTGGTGGCTGGCCGCGCTCGTGGTAGCGGCCGGGCTGCTGCTCCTCGCCGCCCTCGCGATCCTCGGCGGCGTCGCCCTGCTCAAGCGGGGCAACCCGGTGCCCGAGGAGACGCTCGACCGGGTCGGCGGGGACATCTCGGCCATCGGCGAGGTGCGCGTGAACGCGGAGCCCCCGGTGCACCACCACTCCGGTCGAGAGATGCCGCGCGTAGGCGAAGAAGGGAACTGGCGATGAGCGCCGAAGAGAAGCGTCACGGCATCGCCGAGGCGGCGCAGGCCCGGTCCGAGCTGTACGACACCCTGTCGCAGCTCAAGGTGCGGCTGAACTACGCGCAGCGCGTCGATGACGCCGTGGACGAGGCGAAGCTGCGGATCGCCGAGGAGAAGCGCGACAACCCGGCGGGGTTCGCCGCGGGTGTCGCCGGCGCCGCGGTGCTCGCCGGCCTCGCCGTATGGGGCATCGCCTCGGCGGTCGCGAAGCGATTCGGCTGACGAGCCGTCAGGTCACAGTTCTATTTCGTTCGCCCGGCGAACCCCCGTCGTTTTGCTTCGGCGAGGTGGCAGGGTAAGAATAGGGACAATGGTTTTCCGGGAAGGGCCGGCACGCAGCAGCACGCTGCGCACGCGGGTCGTTCGTATTGGCATCGAGTGAGTGGGGTGTATGTCTGCTGAGGCGAAGCCGCTCAGTGGTCTTCGGGTGCTCGTTCCTCGGGGCGGTACCTGGGGCGATCTGGTCTCAAGAGCCCTCCGTGAGCGCGGGGCGCACACGGTCATCGCACCGCTCGTAGACTTCGCCCACACGAGCGAGGAAGACAAGCTCGTCAGTGCGCTGAAAGACCTCGAGGCCGGCAAGTTCGACTGGCTGACCGCCACGAGCTCCACCGTCGCAGACGTGCTGAAGCACCACAACGCGGTGATTCCGCCGAGCACGAGCGTCGCACTCGTCGGCGAGGCGACCGCGGTCGCGTTCACCGACGCGGGCTACCCGATCACGCGCACGCCGAGCGAGGAGAACAGCACCCACGCCCTGCTCGAGGAGTGGAGCGAGATCGACTCCGGCGCCGTGCTGAAGGTGCTCACCCTGCGCTCTGACGTCGCGATCCCCGTGCTCACCGAGGGGCTCATGAGCCGCGGGCACGACGTGACGCAGGTGCTCGCGTTCCGCACCGTCGGAGTGCCCGCATCGGTGCACATCCGCGAAGACATCGAGTCGGGCCGCATCAACGCCCTGCTCGTCGCCTCGGCGAAGATCGCCGAGGAGGTCGCGGCCCAGTTCCCCGACCTCCCCTCCGACACGATCGTCGCGTGCGTCGGCGTGAACACCCTCGAGACCGCTGCGGAGCTCGGCCTCCCCGCCGACGCCGACGACCCGTCGCACCCCGAGTACCCCCTGAAGCGAGCGCTCATCGAGACCGTCGAATCGGTCATCGACCAGAGCGACATGCTGGACTGACCCATGGCGCGAGTCGAGGTGCATCCCGATCGAGTGGTCATCCGCCTGACGGCGAGCGAGCGGTTCGCCGCGATGCGCCGCAGAGACGTGGTGCTCGACCGCTCCGCCATCAGCTCGGCGATCGTCACCGATGACCCGTGGGTGTGGGTGCGCGGCGTGCGCGCACCGGGCGCCGCCCTGCCGGGCCGGCTCGCGGCCGGCACCTGGCGCAACTTCACCGGCAGAGACTTCGTGCTGGTGCGCCGCGGGCGCAAAGCGGTGGTCATCGACTTCGAGAACCCCGAGGGCTCGGAGGAGGATCACGGCTGGCGCGGCGAATTCGACCATTTCTCGCGAGTCATCGTGTCGTCGGTGCACGCCGGCGAGCTCATCCAGGCGCTGCGTCTCGACGGCGGCGCGACGGCAGTCGACACCGAGGGCTGACGCAGCGCCCGGGCGCGGGTGTCAGTCGCGGACGAGCACGAGCGACTCGAGATCGCGCCGGGTGCGCGGGGCGAGCTCGCGCTCGCGGAGCGGCTCCGACAGCGTGTCGGCTGAGCCGAGCTTTCCGATCGCGCTGATCGAGACGGGCACGAGGCGATCCTCGAGTGCGAAGGCGGCGCGGATCGCCTCGCGGTCGAAGCCGCCGAGCTGGTGCAGGTGGAGCCCCTCATGGGTGGCCTGCACGCTGAGGTGCGCCACCGCCTGACCGAGATCGTATTCGGCCCAGGGTCGAGCATTGCCCTCGGCGTCGGCCGTCTCGGCGATGTTCACGATGAGTGCACCCGCGTTCACGGCCCATTCGCGGTTGAACCCGACGAAGGTCTCGGCGATCCGGCTGAAGTTCTCGCTGCCGCGTCGGGCGACGATGAAGCGCCAGGGCTGCGTGTTGTTCGCGCTCGGCGCCCAGCGGGCCGCCTCGAGCACGCCGCGGAGCGCGCCCTCGGGGAAGGAGTGCGTGGTGTCGAATGCGCGCGGGCTCCACCGCTCGGCGAGGGGGTCGATGACGGGTGCGCTGGTGATGGCGGTGCGCGGGCTCACGGTGGGGCTCCTCAGGTCGTGCGAATGATGTTTCCGCAGGGCTGCAACGAGCGCGGCGGCGCGACTATTCCCGTCGATCGCGCTCGCGGGGCGGTCAGCCCAGCAGCCACGCGACCGCGGCGATGATCGGCAGCGACGCGAAGGTGGTGAGGAAGACGGCGTCGCGCACCGTCGTCTCGGCCCGACGGTAGGTCGCCGCGTAGTTGTAGACGTTCTGGGCGGTGGGCAGCGCCGCGATGATCGTCGCGACGAAGACCTCGTGCGCGCCCAGCCCGAACGCGGTGGCGAGGCTCCACGCCACGATCGGCATGAGGAGCAGCTTGAGCGCCGACGCCGTGAACACGGCGGCGCGGCCCGTGCCCGGCTGCAGCGCCCGCTGGCCGCGCAGCGAGATGCCGAAGCTGAGCAGCACCATCGGAATGGCGGCGTCGCCGAGCATCTCGAGCGGCGCCGAGACGATCTCGGGGATGGGCAGGCCGACGAGGGCGACGATCAGCCCGAGCACCGACGCGATGATGATCGGGTTCGACGCCGCCCGCCCGAGCGCGGCGAGCGCCCCGCGGAACGCCCCGCGCCCGCGCCGCTGCTCCCGCGCCGCGCCGGCGTCGCCCCGATCGTCGCCCTGCGCGTCGGTCGGCCCATCGACGCGGCGGCCCGTGCGCGTCGCCTCGAGCATCGAGAGGATCGTGGGCGCGAAGAAGATGAGCTGCACGAGGATCAGGGGAGCGACGTACGCCGCGTCGCCCAGAATGTACACGGCGACGGGCAGCCCGAGGTTGTTCGCGTTGACGTACCCCGAGCAGGCCGCGCCGAGCGTCGTCGTCGCCAGATCGCGCTTGAACCAGAGCCGCGACGCGACGACGTAGACGGCCGCGACGATGATCGCCGCGAGGCTCGTGATCAGAATGACCGGCGAGAGCATGATGCTCGGGTCGCTCTGCCGCAGCACGGTGAAGAGGAGCGCGGGGGTCGCGACGAAGAACGCGACGTTGTTGAGCACGCGGCGCTGTTCGCCCTGCACGACGCCGAAGCGAGCGGTGAGGTACCCGGCTCCGATGATCCCGAGGATGAGCGCGAACCCCTGCAGCACTCCGAACATTCAGCTCCTCCC
It encodes the following:
- a CDS encoding nitroreductase family protein — protein: MSPRTAITSAPVIDPLAERWSPRAFDTTHSFPEGALRGVLEAARWAPSANNTQPWRFIVARRGSENFSRIAETFVGFNREWAVNAGALIVNIAETADAEGNARPWAEYDLGQAVAHLSVQATHEGLHLHQLGGFDREAIRAAFALEDRLVPVSISAIGKLGSADTLSEPLRERELAPRTRRDLESLVLVRD
- a CDS encoding DUF3618 domain-containing protein, which codes for MSAEEKRHGIAEAAQARSELYDTLSQLKVRLNYAQRVDDAVDEAKLRIAEEKRDNPAGFAAGVAGAAVLAGLAVWGIASAVAKRFG
- a CDS encoding AEC family transporter; translation: MFGVLQGFALILGIIGAGYLTARFGVVQGEQRRVLNNVAFFVATPALLFTVLRQSDPSIMLSPVILITSLAAIIVAAVYVVASRLWFKRDLATTTLGAACSGYVNANNLGLPVAVYILGDAAYVAPLILVQLIFFAPTILSMLEATRTGRRVDGPTDAQGDDRGDAGAAREQRRGRGAFRGALAALGRAASNPIIIASVLGLIVALVGLPIPEIVSAPLEMLGDAAIPMVLLSFGISLRGQRALQPGTGRAAVFTASALKLLLMPIVAWSLATAFGLGAHEVFVATIIAALPTAQNVYNYAATYRRAETTVRDAVFLTTFASLPIIAAVAWLLG
- a CDS encoding uroporphyrinogen-III synthase, with translation MSAEAKPLSGLRVLVPRGGTWGDLVSRALRERGAHTVIAPLVDFAHTSEEDKLVSALKDLEAGKFDWLTATSSTVADVLKHHNAVIPPSTSVALVGEATAVAFTDAGYPITRTPSEENSTHALLEEWSEIDSGAVLKVLTLRSDVAIPVLTEGLMSRGHDVTQVLAFRTVGVPASVHIREDIESGRINALLVASAKIAEEVAAQFPDLPSDTIVACVGVNTLETAAELGLPADADDPSHPEYPLKRALIETVESVIDQSDMLD
- a CDS encoding phage holin family protein, with protein sequence MIRKKDEAGTFELLARLPQQIVSLAKIEYQNAKREIITKAKRAGIGAGAIVVALFFLFFMLEALVIAAIAALALVWPWWLAALVVAAGLLLLAALAILGGVALLKRGNPVPEETLDRVGGDISAIGEVRVNAEPPVHHHSGREMPRVGEEGNWR